One genomic region from Paraburkholderia azotifigens encodes:
- the ftsZ gene encoding cell division protein FtsZ, translating to MEFQMLETETNGTIIKVVGVGGAGGNAVTHMINRGVQGVDFIVMNTDAQALSRSRAPNVIQLGNTGLGAGAKPEMGRAAAEEARERIADALRGAHMVFITAGMGGGTGTGAAPVVAQIAKEMGILTVGVVSKPFEFEGGKRMRVAEAGSQQLEDHVDSLIVVLNDKLFEVMGDDAEMDKCFQCADDVLNNAVAGIAEIINVDGLVNVDFEDVKTVMGEQGKAMMGTATVAGVDRARLAAEQAVASPLLEGVDLSGARGVLVNITSSRSLRLSETREVMNTIKSYAADDATVIFGAVYDDAMGDALRVTVVATGLGRAAKKQQQTPMTLLRTGTDNQPVGAMQHAYTPQHAATADYGSLDTPAVWRTSRDTAASHVQALQEKGVDTYDIPAFLRKQAD from the coding sequence ATGGAATTCCAGATGCTGGAAACGGAAACCAACGGCACCATCATCAAGGTGGTGGGCGTCGGTGGTGCGGGCGGCAACGCAGTGACGCACATGATCAATCGCGGCGTGCAAGGCGTCGATTTCATCGTGATGAACACGGACGCTCAGGCGCTGTCGCGCTCGCGCGCACCGAACGTCATCCAGTTGGGCAACACGGGTCTTGGTGCAGGCGCAAAGCCCGAAATGGGCCGCGCAGCAGCAGAAGAAGCACGTGAGCGCATCGCCGACGCACTGCGCGGCGCACACATGGTGTTCATCACGGCAGGCATGGGCGGCGGCACGGGCACGGGCGCAGCACCCGTGGTCGCGCAGATCGCCAAGGAAATGGGCATTCTGACGGTTGGCGTCGTCAGCAAGCCGTTCGAGTTCGAAGGCGGCAAGCGCATGCGCGTCGCTGAAGCCGGTTCGCAGCAACTGGAGGATCACGTCGACTCGCTGATCGTCGTCCTGAACGACAAGCTGTTCGAGGTGATGGGCGATGACGCCGAAATGGACAAGTGCTTCCAGTGCGCCGACGACGTGCTCAACAACGCAGTGGCCGGTATAGCGGAAATCATCAACGTCGATGGCCTGGTGAACGTCGACTTCGAAGACGTGAAGACGGTGATGGGCGAGCAGGGCAAGGCGATGATGGGCACGGCGACGGTGGCCGGCGTCGATCGCGCGCGTCTCGCGGCGGAACAGGCTGTCGCCAGCCCGCTGCTGGAAGGCGTCGATCTGTCGGGCGCGCGCGGCGTGCTGGTGAACATCACGTCGAGCCGTTCGCTGCGTCTGTCGGAAACGCGCGAAGTGATGAACACGATCAAGAGCTATGCTGCTGATGACGCGACCGTGATTTTCGGCGCGGTGTACGACGACGCGATGGGCGATGCGCTGCGCGTGACGGTGGTGGCAACGGGTCTGGGCCGCGCTGCGAAGAAGCAGCAGCAAACGCCGATGACGCTGCTGCGCACGGGCACGGACAACCAGCCGGTCGGCGCGATGCAGCATGCTTACACGCCGCAACACGCAGCGACGGCGGACTACGGTTCGCTGGATACGCCGGCAGTGTGGCGTACGTCGCGTGACACGGCTGCTTCGCACGTGCAGGCGCTGCAGGAAAAGGGCGTCGATACGTACGACATCCCGGCCTTCCTGCGCAAGCAGGCAGACTGA
- a CDS encoding peroxiredoxin, producing the protein MIQTGEKLPQATVYELIEDEREGCTIGPNSFDVREQTAGKRVVIFGLPGAFTPTCSAKHVPGYVEQAEKLRAAGIDEIWCVSVNDAFVMGAWARDQRTSGKVRMMADGSAAFTKALGLEQDLSARGMGIRSQRYAMVVDDGVVKTLHVEAPGKFEVSDAASILATLSQA; encoded by the coding sequence ATGATTCAGACAGGTGAAAAGCTTCCCCAGGCGACCGTTTACGAGTTAATCGAAGACGAGCGCGAGGGCTGCACGATCGGGCCGAACAGCTTCGACGTGCGCGAGCAGACGGCCGGCAAGCGCGTGGTGATCTTCGGATTGCCGGGCGCCTTCACGCCGACCTGTTCGGCGAAGCACGTGCCGGGCTACGTCGAGCAGGCAGAGAAGTTGCGTGCCGCCGGTATCGACGAGATCTGGTGCGTATCCGTCAACGACGCGTTCGTCATGGGCGCGTGGGCACGCGACCAGCGCACCTCGGGCAAGGTGCGCATGATGGCGGACGGCAGCGCGGCTTTCACCAAAGCGCTCGGTCTGGAGCAGGATCTGTCGGCGCGCGGCATGGGAATCCGTTCCCAGCGCTACGCGATGGTGGTCGACGACGGCGTGGTCAAGACGCTGCACGTCGAAGCACCCGGCAAGTTCGAAGTCAGCGATGCGGCCAGTATTCTCGCGACGTTGAGCCAGGCATGA
- the lpxC gene encoding UDP-3-O-acyl-N-acetylglucosamine deacetylase, producing the protein MLKQRTIKQIVKTVGIGLHSGRKVNLTLRPASPDTGIVFCRVDLPTPVDIPASAMAIGDTRLASVLQKDGARVSTIEHLMSACAGLGIDNLYVDVTAEEIPIMDGSAASFVFLIQSAGIEEQNAAKKFIKVTKPVEIRDGDKFARLDPYFGFKLKFTIDFRHPAVDKTGQALEVDFANTSYVREIARARTFGFAHEVEMMRELGLARGGSMDNAIVLDEYRILNNDGLRYDDEFVKHKMLDAIGDLYVVGHPLLAAYDAYKSGHGLNNQLLRELLAHEDSYEIVTFDDPLKAPRGFAYDTQTAFA; encoded by the coding sequence ATGTTGAAGCAGCGCACTATCAAACAGATCGTCAAAACGGTTGGCATCGGCCTGCACTCGGGGCGCAAGGTCAACCTGACGCTCCGCCCGGCCTCGCCGGACACGGGCATCGTGTTTTGCCGCGTGGATTTGCCCACGCCGGTGGACATCCCCGCGTCGGCGATGGCGATCGGCGATACGCGGCTTGCATCGGTGTTGCAGAAAGACGGCGCGCGCGTGTCGACTATCGAACACCTGATGTCCGCGTGCGCGGGCCTCGGGATCGACAACCTGTACGTCGACGTCACCGCTGAAGAAATTCCCATTATGGACGGCAGCGCGGCGTCCTTCGTGTTCCTGATCCAGTCGGCGGGAATCGAAGAGCAGAACGCAGCGAAGAAATTCATCAAGGTTACGAAGCCTGTTGAAATCCGCGACGGCGACAAATTCGCGCGTCTCGATCCGTACTTTGGCTTCAAGCTGAAATTCACGATCGACTTCCGCCATCCCGCCGTCGACAAGACGGGGCAGGCGCTCGAAGTGGATTTCGCGAACACGTCGTACGTGCGTGAAATCGCTCGGGCCCGGACGTTTGGCTTCGCGCATGAGGTCGAAATGATGCGCGAGCTGGGCCTTGCGCGCGGCGGCAGCATGGACAACGCGATCGTGCTCGACGAGTACCGCATCCTGAACAACGACGGCTTGCGTTACGACGACGAGTTCGTGAAGCACAAGATGCTGGACGCGATCGGCGACCTGTACGTGGTCGGCCACCCGCTACTGGCGGCTTACGACGCCTACAAGTCGGGTCACGGCCTGAACAACCAGCTGCTCCGTGAACTGCTGGCGCATGAAGATTCGTACGAAATCGTCACGTTCGACGATCCGCTGAAGGCGCCGCGTGGGTTCGCCTACGACACGCAGACGGCGTTTGCCTGA
- a CDS encoding DUF721 domain-containing protein has product MSRFPPFSRQSLKPGPKLGSRSFDVRRPQAIAEVLNRTDAFAALRAGVEQVAALERDLTELLPDYLATSVEPGFIKDGVLALFAAHNALAARLRHLEPRLLSDLQQRGWPVNSLRIRVRPQPAKEAPRAKEARMSRVGADALHALSESLEPSPLQAALARMAARHRK; this is encoded by the coding sequence ATGAGCCGTTTTCCACCGTTTTCAAGGCAATCGCTGAAGCCGGGCCCGAAGCTGGGTTCCCGGTCGTTCGACGTGCGCCGGCCGCAGGCCATCGCTGAAGTCCTGAATCGCACCGACGCATTCGCCGCCTTGCGCGCGGGCGTCGAGCAGGTAGCTGCGCTGGAACGCGACCTCACTGAGCTTCTGCCCGATTATCTGGCGACGAGCGTCGAGCCCGGTTTCATCAAGGACGGCGTGCTCGCGCTGTTCGCCGCGCACAACGCGCTTGCCGCCCGGCTGCGGCATCTTGAGCCGCGTCTGTTGTCGGATTTGCAGCAGCGCGGCTGGCCCGTCAATTCCCTGAGGATTCGCGTGCGTCCGCAGCCGGCGAAAGAAGCGCCGCGGGCGAAAGAAGCGCGGATGTCGCGCGTCGGGGCCGATGCGCTGCATGCGCTCAGCGAATCGCTTGAGCCTTCGCCGCTGCAGGCCGCATTGGCGCGCATGGCGGCTCGCCACCGGAAGTAA
- the secA gene encoding preprotein translocase subunit SecA has protein sequence MTTGFLQKIFGSRNQRLVKQYQKTVLAINALEPQIEQLTDDQLRAKTVEFRQRVSSGESLDKLLPEAFAVCREASKRVLKMRHFDVQLIGGMVLHYGKIAEMRTGEGKTLVATLPVYLNALSGRGVHVVTVNDYLAQRDAEWMARLYNFLGLSVGINLSQMDHGLKQEAYAADITYGTNNEFGFDYLRDNMVYETDARVQRALNFAVVDEVDSILIDEARTPLIISGQAEDHTELYVRMNALPPLLDRQIGEEKADGTGVEKPGDYTLDEKARQVFLTESGHEKAERLLAEWGLIGEGESLYAPQNITLMHHVYAALRAHTLFYKDQHYVVQNGEVVIVDEFTGRLMAGRRWSDGLHQAVEAKEHVKIQSENQTLASITFQNYFRMYAKLSGMTGTADTEAYEFNEIYGLETVVIPTNRPPKRIDKQDQIYKTALERYNAVIRDIRECYDRGQPVLVGTTSIENSELLSQLLHKAGLPHEVLNAKQHAREAAIVAEAGRPKRITIATNMAGRGTDIVLGGNAEKQAAFIEADLSIPEDEKAPRIQKLHDEWQALHDQVKAAGGLHIIGTERHESRRIDNQLRGRAGRQGDPGSSRFYLSLEDPLLRIFAGDRVRAIMDRLKMPEGEAIEAGIVTRSIESAQRKVEARNFDIRKQLLEYDDVSNDQRKVIYQQRNELLEAHDITETIGAMRHGVITDVVRQFVPAGSIEEQWDVPELEEALRNDWQLDLAIQEMINESQQIDADEILEAVTAAADEAYESKVEQVGRESFSAFERSVMLQTLDRSWREHLAALDHLRQGIHLRGYAQKNPKQEYKREAFELFAAMLDSVKLEVTRIVMNVQIQSPEQLEQAAEEMEEQGSHLENVEFRHADYSEGGAAVAAAPVAANAAAAMIGDAMAHGGSAAAPLSGDSVPKVGRNDPCPCGSGKKYKQCHGKIA, from the coding sequence ATGACCACCGGTTTTCTACAAAAGATTTTTGGCAGCCGCAACCAGCGGCTCGTCAAGCAATATCAAAAGACCGTCTTGGCGATCAATGCGCTCGAACCGCAGATCGAGCAATTGACGGATGATCAACTGCGCGCGAAAACCGTGGAGTTCCGGCAACGCGTGAGTAGCGGCGAGTCGCTCGACAAGCTGCTGCCCGAGGCGTTCGCGGTCTGCCGCGAGGCGAGCAAGCGCGTGCTGAAGATGCGGCACTTCGACGTGCAGCTGATCGGCGGCATGGTCCTGCACTACGGCAAGATCGCAGAAATGCGCACGGGGGAGGGCAAGACGCTTGTCGCGACGCTGCCCGTGTATCTGAATGCGCTGTCGGGCCGCGGCGTGCACGTCGTGACGGTGAACGACTACCTCGCGCAGCGCGACGCCGAGTGGATGGCGCGTCTGTACAACTTCCTCGGGCTGTCGGTCGGTATCAACCTGTCGCAGATGGATCACGGCCTCAAGCAGGAAGCCTACGCCGCGGATATCACCTACGGCACGAACAACGAGTTCGGCTTCGACTACCTGCGCGACAACATGGTCTACGAGACCGACGCGCGCGTGCAGCGCGCGCTGAACTTCGCGGTCGTCGACGAAGTGGACTCGATCCTGATCGACGAAGCGCGGACGCCGCTGATCATCTCCGGCCAGGCTGAAGATCACACCGAACTCTACGTGCGCATGAACGCGCTGCCGCCGCTGCTCGATCGCCAGATCGGCGAAGAGAAGGCTGACGGCACGGGCGTCGAGAAGCCGGGCGACTATACGCTGGACGAAAAGGCGCGCCAGGTGTTTCTGACGGAATCGGGCCACGAGAAGGCCGAGCGCCTGCTCGCCGAGTGGGGCCTGATCGGCGAGGGCGAAAGCCTTTACGCGCCGCAGAACATTACGCTGATGCACCACGTGTACGCCGCGCTGCGCGCGCACACGCTGTTCTACAAGGACCAGCATTACGTCGTGCAGAACGGCGAAGTGGTGATCGTCGACGAATTCACGGGCCGTCTGATGGCGGGCCGCCGCTGGTCCGACGGTCTGCATCAGGCCGTCGAAGCGAAGGAACACGTGAAGATCCAGAGCGAGAATCAGACGCTCGCTTCGATCACGTTCCAGAACTACTTCCGCATGTACGCGAAGCTGTCGGGCATGACGGGTACGGCCGACACCGAAGCGTACGAATTCAACGAAATCTACGGCCTCGAAACGGTCGTGATTCCGACCAACCGCCCGCCGAAGCGGATCGACAAGCAGGATCAGATCTACAAGACGGCGCTGGAGCGCTACAACGCGGTGATTCGCGATATCCGCGAATGCTACGACCGCGGTCAGCCCGTGCTGGTCGGCACGACGTCGATCGAAAACTCCGAACTGCTGTCGCAACTGCTGCACAAGGCGGGGTTGCCGCACGAAGTGCTGAACGCGAAGCAGCACGCGCGCGAAGCGGCCATCGTTGCGGAAGCGGGCCGTCCGAAGCGCATCACGATCGCGACCAACATGGCTGGCCGCGGTACCGACATCGTGCTGGGCGGCAATGCCGAAAAGCAGGCCGCATTCATCGAAGCCGACCTGTCGATCCCCGAAGACGAAAAAGCGCCGCGCATTCAGAAGCTGCACGACGAATGGCAGGCGCTGCACGATCAGGTGAAGGCCGCAGGCGGTCTGCACATCATCGGCACCGAGCGTCACGAATCGCGTCGTATCGACAACCAGCTGCGCGGCCGCGCTGGCCGTCAGGGCGATCCGGGTTCGTCGCGTTTCTATCTGTCGCTGGAAGATCCGCTGCTGCGCATTTTCGCGGGCGACCGCGTGCGCGCCATAATGGACCGTCTGAAGATGCCGGAAGGCGAGGCGATCGAGGCAGGCATCGTCACGCGTTCGATCGAATCGGCGCAGCGCAAGGTCGAAGCACGCAACTTCGACATCCGCAAGCAGCTGCTCGAATACGACGACGTGTCGAACGATCAGCGCAAGGTGATCTACCAGCAGCGCAACGAACTGCTCGAGGCGCACGACATCACCGAAACGATCGGTGCGATGCGTCACGGCGTGATTACGGACGTCGTCCGTCAGTTTGTGCCGGCGGGCAGCATCGAGGAGCAGTGGGACGTGCCTGAGCTCGAAGAAGCGCTGCGCAACGACTGGCAGCTCGATCTCGCCATCCAGGAGATGATCAACGAGTCGCAGCAGATCGACGCAGACGAAATTCTCGAAGCCGTGACCGCCGCCGCGGACGAGGCCTACGAATCGAAGGTCGAGCAGGTCGGCCGCGAATCGTTCAGCGCGTTCGAGCGCTCGGTCATGCTGCAGACGCTCGATCGCAGCTGGCGCGAACACCTCGCCGCGCTCGATCACCTGCGTCAGGGTATCCATCTGCGCGGCTACGCGCAGAAGAACCCGAAGCAGGAATACAAGCGCGAGGCATTCGAACTTTTCGCCGCGATGCTCGACTCAGTGAAGCTCGAAGTCACGCGTATCGTGATGAACGTGCAGATCCAGTCGCCGGAACAGCTGGAACAGGCGGCCGAGGAGATGGAAGAGCAAGGCAGCCATCTGGAGAACGTCGAGTTCCGTCACGCCGATTACTCGGAAGGTGGCGCGGCCGTCGCGGCGGCGCCCGTCGCCGCGAATGCAGCGGCTGCCATGATCGGCGACGCGATGGCTCACGGCGGCAGCGCGGCAGCGCCGCTGTCGGGCGACAGCGTGCCGAAGGTCGGCCGCAACGATCCTTGCCCATGCGGCAGCGGCAAGAAGTACAAGCAGTGCCACGGCAAGATCGCGTGA
- the argJ gene encoding bifunctional glutamate N-acetyltransferase/amino-acid acetyltransferase ArgJ — protein sequence MAVNFPSIDPAQLHPVAGVTLGWAEANIRKPNRKDVLVISVDEGATVAGVFTSNRFCAAPVTVCREHLERVRTGGKGIRALVVNTGNANAGTGEPGMKHARETCDELARLAGIAPEQVLPFSTGVILEPLPVDRLKAGLPAALANRQAAHWYDAAQAIMTTDTLPKAVSRQVRIDGHTVTMTGISKGAGMIKPNMATMLGFLAFDANVAQPVLDELVKHVADRSFNCITIDGDTSTNDSFILIASGKSSLPAITSTDSPAYAALRDAVTETAQQLAQLIVRDGEGATKFMTVQVDGGSSVAECRQIAYAIGHSPLVKTAFYASDPNLGRILAAIGYAGVTDLDVGKIDLYLDDVLVAKAGGRNPEYKEEDGQRVMKKAEILIRVVLGRGNAQATIWTCDLSHDYVSINADYRS from the coding sequence ATGGCTGTCAATTTCCCCTCGATCGATCCCGCTCAACTCCATCCCGTCGCCGGCGTCACGCTAGGCTGGGCCGAGGCGAACATCCGCAAGCCGAACCGCAAGGACGTACTCGTCATTTCCGTCGACGAAGGCGCGACAGTGGCGGGCGTGTTCACGTCGAACCGTTTCTGCGCCGCGCCCGTGACGGTGTGCCGCGAGCATCTCGAGCGCGTGCGTACGGGCGGCAAGGGCATCCGCGCGCTCGTCGTGAACACGGGCAACGCGAATGCAGGCACGGGCGAGCCGGGCATGAAGCACGCTCGCGAGACCTGCGACGAACTCGCGCGGCTCGCCGGCATTGCGCCCGAACAGGTGCTGCCGTTCTCGACGGGCGTGATTCTGGAGCCGCTGCCTGTCGACCGTCTGAAGGCCGGGTTGCCCGCCGCGCTGGCGAACCGCCAGGCGGCGCACTGGTATGACGCGGCGCAGGCCATCATGACCACCGACACGCTGCCGAAGGCCGTGTCCCGCCAGGTGCGGATCGACGGCCATACGGTCACGATGACGGGCATCAGCAAGGGCGCCGGCATGATCAAGCCGAACATGGCGACGATGCTGGGCTTCCTCGCGTTCGACGCGAATGTCGCGCAACCCGTGCTCGATGAACTGGTGAAGCACGTGGCCGACCGCTCGTTCAACTGCATCACGATCGACGGCGACACGTCGACGAACGACTCGTTCATTCTCATCGCGTCGGGCAAGTCGAGCCTGCCCGCGATCACGTCGACCGATTCGCCCGCGTACGCCGCGCTGCGCGACGCCGTAACGGAAACGGCGCAACAGCTTGCGCAACTGATCGTGCGCGACGGCGAAGGCGCGACGAAGTTCATGACGGTGCAGGTGGACGGCGGATCGAGCGTCGCCGAATGCCGCCAGATCGCGTATGCGATCGGCCATTCGCCGCTCGTGAAGACGGCGTTCTACGCATCGGACCCGAATCTGGGCCGCATTCTGGCCGCGATCGGCTATGCGGGCGTGACCGATCTGGACGTCGGCAAGATCGACCTGTATCTGGACGACGTGCTCGTGGCGAAGGCGGGCGGACGCAATCCCGAATATAAGGAAGAAGACGGACAGCGCGTCATGAAGAAGGCGGAAATCCTGATTCGTGTGGTGCTCGGCCGTGGCAATGCGCAGGCGACCATCTGGACGTGCGATCTGTCGCACGACTACGTCAGCATCAACGCCGATTACCGTTCCTGA
- a CDS encoding ATP-binding protein yields the protein MDKLEQFLTRAEAVLVRLEAMLPPASPEIDWAAAVAFRWRKRQGRGYLQPVPAISTISLDDLQNIDRQKNLIEQNTKQFVKKQPANNVLLTGARGTGKSSLIKACLNAYSKDGLRLIEVDKDDLHDLGDIVDLISMRPERFIVFCDDLSFEEGESGYKALKVALDGSVAAQSDNVLIYATSNRRHLLPEYMSDNETYKHTSDGEIHPGEVVEEKISLSERFGLWVSFYPFKQDDYLSIVAHWLHHFGCNDTDVEAARGDALIWALERGSRSGRVAWQFARDWSGKRAQA from the coding sequence ATGGATAAACTCGAACAATTCCTGACCCGCGCCGAAGCCGTGCTGGTGCGGCTCGAAGCGATGCTTCCACCTGCCTCGCCCGAGATCGACTGGGCGGCGGCCGTCGCGTTCCGTTGGCGCAAGCGCCAGGGGCGCGGCTATCTGCAGCCGGTGCCCGCCATCTCGACCATTTCGCTCGACGATCTGCAGAACATCGATCGCCAGAAGAACCTCATCGAGCAGAACACGAAGCAGTTCGTGAAGAAGCAGCCGGCCAACAACGTGCTGCTGACGGGCGCGCGCGGTACGGGCAAGTCGTCGCTGATCAAGGCCTGTCTCAACGCTTACTCGAAGGACGGTCTGCGTCTGATCGAAGTCGACAAGGACGATCTGCACGATCTGGGCGATATCGTCGATCTGATCTCGATGCGTCCCGAACGCTTCATCGTTTTCTGCGACGACCTGTCGTTCGAAGAAGGCGAGTCGGGCTACAAGGCGCTGAAGGTGGCGCTCGACGGCTCGGTCGCTGCGCAATCGGACAACGTGCTGATCTACGCGACGTCCAACCGCCGCCATCTGCTGCCGGAGTACATGAGCGATAACGAGACGTACAAGCACACGTCCGACGGCGAAATTCATCCGGGCGAAGTGGTCGAAGAGAAGATCTCGCTGTCCGAGCGCTTCGGCCTGTGGGTCAGCTTCTATCCGTTCAAACAGGACGACTATCTGTCGATCGTCGCGCACTGGCTGCATCACTTTGGCTGCAATGACACCGACGTCGAGGCGGCGCGCGGCGACGCGCTGATCTGGGCGCTGGAGCGCGGTTCGCGCTCGGGGCGCGTCGCGTGGCAGTTCGCGCGCGACTGGTCGGGCAAGCGGGCGCAAGCATGA
- a CDS encoding NUDIX domain-containing protein, giving the protein MNDAAQNGVQNAGEVNEAGRPVTEVAVGVLVQPDGRYLLAQRPAGKPYEGYWEFPGGKLEPGESVEAALARELHEELGIDVQASHRWHVLEHDYPHAYVRLYFCKVTAWDGEPHGREGQAFAWQTLPAQVSPLLPATIPVLEWLAAE; this is encoded by the coding sequence ATGAACGACGCAGCGCAAAACGGCGTGCAGAACGCGGGCGAGGTGAACGAAGCGGGTCGTCCTGTGACGGAGGTGGCCGTCGGCGTGCTCGTTCAACCCGATGGCCGCTATCTGCTCGCACAGCGGCCCGCCGGAAAGCCGTACGAAGGCTACTGGGAGTTTCCGGGCGGCAAGCTGGAGCCGGGCGAATCCGTCGAAGCGGCGCTCGCGCGCGAATTGCATGAAGAGCTTGGTATCGACGTGCAGGCGAGCCACCGCTGGCACGTGCTCGAGCACGACTATCCGCACGCGTACGTGCGTCTTTATTTCTGCAAGGTCACCGCGTGGGACGGCGAGCCGCACGGACGCGAAGGTCAGGCATTCGCGTGGCAGACGCTGCCCGCTCAGGTTTCGCCGCTATTGCCAGCGACGATCCCCGTGTTGGAGTGGCTGGCGGCGGAATGA
- a CDS encoding DNA gyrase inhibitor YacG, translating to MATVVKCPSCGKDVRWTPENRFRPFCSERCKQIDLGAWAAEKYKIGGTDEEPPTDETPGEHRSH from the coding sequence ATGGCCACTGTAGTCAAATGCCCGAGCTGCGGAAAGGATGTCCGCTGGACTCCCGAGAACCGCTTCCGTCCGTTCTGTTCCGAGCGCTGCAAGCAGATCGATCTCGGCGCGTGGGCTGCCGAAAAGTACAAGATCGGCGGCACCGATGAGGAACCGCCGACCGACGAGACCCCCGGCGAACACCGTTCGCACTGA
- the zapD gene encoding cell division protein ZapD — protein sequence MILYEYPFNERIRTLLRLEDLFERFTFFLTQEDAREHHVALTTLFEISEVAGRADLKSDLMKELERQRQTLAPFRGNPGIEQNALEAVLGEIEQTLAGLTQMQGKTGQHLADNEWLASIRSRAIIPGGTCKFDLPSYYAWQQTHPDQRRQDIAKWIMPLLPLRDAAAIVLRLARESGQASKVMAMQGSYQQMLSGRTYQLMQVRVVPELRVIPEASANKYMLWVRFTVQDGDLRPRAVDVDVPFQLTLCSL from the coding sequence TTGATTCTTTACGAGTATCCCTTCAATGAGCGAATCCGGACGCTGCTGCGCCTCGAAGATCTGTTCGAGCGCTTCACGTTCTTTCTGACTCAGGAAGATGCCAGGGAACATCACGTCGCGCTGACTACGCTGTTCGAAATCTCCGAAGTCGCGGGCCGCGCGGATCTGAAGTCCGATCTGATGAAGGAACTGGAGCGGCAGCGTCAAACGCTCGCTCCGTTTCGCGGCAATCCGGGCATCGAGCAGAATGCGCTCGAAGCTGTGCTCGGCGAAATCGAACAGACGCTCGCCGGACTGACGCAAATGCAAGGCAAGACTGGCCAGCATCTTGCGGACAACGAGTGGCTGGCGAGCATCCGCAGCCGGGCCATCATTCCTGGCGGCACCTGCAAATTCGATCTTCCGTCGTACTACGCGTGGCAGCAGACGCATCCGGACCAGCGTCGCCAGGACATCGCCAAGTGGATCATGCCGCTTCTGCCGTTGCGCGATGCGGCCGCGATCGTGCTGCGGCTCGCGCGCGAATCGGGGCAGGCTTCGAAGGTGATGGCGATGCAGGGCAGTTATCAGCAGATGCTGTCGGGGCGCACGTATCAGCTGATGCAGGTACGCGTGGTACCGGAATTGCGCGTCATTCCGGAAGCGAGCGCCAACAAGTACATGCTGTGGGTGCGCTTCACGGTACAGGACGGCGATCTGCGTCCGCGTGCCGTCGATGTCGACGTGCCGTTCCAGTTGACGCTTTGCAGTCTTTAA
- the coaE gene encoding dephospho-CoA kinase (Dephospho-CoA kinase (CoaE) performs the final step in coenzyme A biosynthesis.) codes for MFAVGLTGGIGSGKSTVADLFAKRGVTLVDTDVIAHRVTAPNGPAMPAIAAEFGSSFVAADGSLDRARMRALVFSDETARKRLEAITHPLIRAETERQRQQASGPYVMVVVPLLVESGSWKARVNRVLAIDCSVETQIERVMRRNAFTREQVLAIIARQATREARLAAADDVIINDARSLEQLDVDVDQLHRTYVSLAGV; via the coding sequence ATGTTTGCTGTGGGATTGACGGGCGGCATCGGCAGCGGCAAGTCCACTGTCGCCGATCTGTTTGCGAAGCGCGGCGTGACGCTCGTCGATACCGACGTGATCGCGCATCGCGTCACTGCGCCGAACGGTCCTGCGATGCCCGCTATCGCCGCGGAGTTCGGCTCATCGTTCGTTGCCGCAGACGGCTCGCTCGACCGCGCCCGCATGCGTGCGCTCGTGTTCAGCGACGAAACCGCTCGCAAACGGCTCGAGGCGATCACGCATCCGTTGATCCGCGCGGAGACCGAGCGCCAGCGTCAGCAGGCATCAGGCCCTTACGTGATGGTCGTGGTGCCGCTGCTCGTCGAGTCGGGTAGCTGGAAAGCGCGCGTGAACCGCGTGCTCGCCATCGATTGCAGCGTCGAGACGCAAATCGAACGCGTGATGCGGCGCAATGCATTCACGCGCGAACAGGTGCTCGCGATCATCGCGCGTCAGGCCACGCGCGAAGCCCGCCTCGCAGCCGCCGACGACGTCATCATTAACGACGCCCGTTCGCTCGAACAACTCGACGTTGATGTCGATCAGTTGCATCGCACGTATGTTTCGCTCGCTGGCGTGTAG